In one Nitrososphaera viennensis EN76 genomic region, the following are encoded:
- a CDS encoding universal stress protein, which produces MKSEVIHAPLSLVGEIVNYAEVNNASLIVIGSKGRTGFKKLLMGSVSSGVVTYAPCPVLVVK; this is translated from the coding sequence ATGAAGAGCGAGGTCATACACGCCCCGCTGTCGCTTGTGGGCGAGATTGTAAACTATGCAGAAGTGAACAATGCCAGCCTCATAGTGATAGGGAGCAAGGGCCGCACCGGCTTTAAGAAGCTCTTGATGGGAAGCGTCTCTTCGGGCGTCGTCACGTACGCGCCCTGCCCCGTGCTTGTCGTGAAATAA
- a CDS encoding ABC transporter ATP-binding protein has product MAKLEARNIGKHFNSVQGNGGGGDQAQVSAISNINLSIEDGQFVCLVGPSGCGKTTLLNILAGLDRPSEGEVVLDGKPVTETGPERIMVFQENALFPWLRVIDNVEFGLMVKGVEKAKRNGIAMQYLEMMQLTKFADAYTYQLSGGMKQRVAIARALAIDPEVLLMDEPFAALDSQTRDLLLVELQLIWARTKKTIVFITHNITESVCLGDKVVVFTKRPGTIKKEVAVDYRRPRLPEDDGLREYQRKVLDELKGEIAAREL; this is encoded by the coding sequence ATGGCAAAACTTGAAGCGCGCAACATCGGCAAGCACTTTAACTCCGTGCAAGGCAACGGTGGTGGCGGCGACCAGGCCCAGGTATCGGCCATAAGCAACATCAACCTGTCGATAGAGGATGGCCAGTTCGTCTGCCTCGTCGGCCCGTCCGGCTGCGGCAAGACGACCCTTTTGAACATACTTGCAGGGCTTGACAGGCCAAGCGAGGGAGAGGTGGTGCTTGACGGCAAGCCGGTGACAGAGACCGGCCCGGAGAGGATAATGGTCTTCCAGGAAAACGCGCTCTTTCCGTGGCTGCGTGTCATTGACAACGTCGAGTTCGGCCTGATGGTAAAGGGGGTCGAGAAGGCAAAGCGCAACGGGATAGCGATGCAGTACCTCGAAATGATGCAGCTCACGAAATTCGCAGACGCCTACACGTACCAGCTGTCCGGCGGCATGAAGCAGCGCGTGGCAATAGCGCGGGCCCTTGCCATCGATCCCGAGGTGCTCCTGATGGACGAGCCCTTTGCCGCGCTTGACAGCCAGACGCGCGACCTTTTGCTTGTCGAACTGCAGCTGATCTGGGCGCGCACAAAAAAGACAATCGTGTTTATCACGCACAACATCACCGAGTCGGTGTGCCTTGGCGACAAGGTCGTCGTGTTCACGAAAAGGCCCGGCACGATAAAGAAAGAGGTGGCAGTCGACTACCGCAGGCCGCGCCTGCCGGAGGACGACGGGCTGCGCGAGTACCAGCGCAAGGTCCTTGACGAGCTGAAAGGCGAGATAGCAGCCAGGGAGCTCTAG
- the cas8a1 gene encoding type I-B CRISPR-associated protein Cas8b1/Cst1 produces MRIVAGDWLMNAGIVGYLRMRKLAGKRLPDLSKEYIEITPSDLEGYTDWYFTHVLMRKAEGVFRPGSEVFAGLKQTLDNRQFAELRSKFAKLEKSSLGKIKQDYNDFDSTLQSTIKAAEEFGKKAKDLADTELAKYPALDQKDIAKVEKQLDEAVSKNIKQLRDKSLNFVYIYLNSFYRNKNVIANPASKARKKSFNEEYVKPAIKLVGSSSSSNGGFLCRFCKQNRVAPDKFDDVDSIFAEGMFSTTALTIKFKNFFYNMQPDLFVCDVCELLLISAWAGFTEIPYRFRDTVYNTNNIFVNLPSLELLWKENESVQNLYAREDENLQDTIYQDIIQDVFLSKHEMKARWALSNILFIEIRTTPRKDSGRPDFRYFHIGEDIASLFTEENRYAANALDNIYGRVEIGNGLVVNLKRNVVARILEHDSLFPLCHSLMLEHLNRRDGYSLRNVFNVSLISSIRASIAAGIEREGGGRPLLESKQIYGILKSIQNEGSNFDVIDYDTRKRKSYSMLSMVRNGRIEDFCDTLMKIYMSQNKPVPDSIIGFLNKEDEIGFQARAYAFMSGFLGGRTSQQQQE; encoded by the coding sequence ATGAGGATTGTTGCAGGAGATTGGCTGATGAACGCAGGCATCGTAGGTTACCTACGCATGCGCAAGCTTGCAGGCAAAAGACTGCCGGACCTATCTAAAGAGTATATTGAGATCACTCCTTCTGACCTAGAAGGCTATACAGACTGGTATTTCACCCACGTGTTGATGAGGAAAGCTGAGGGAGTATTCAGACCGGGATCAGAGGTATTTGCAGGCTTGAAGCAGACTCTGGACAACCGGCAATTCGCAGAACTCAGGTCGAAGTTTGCCAAGCTTGAGAAAAGCAGCCTTGGCAAAATCAAGCAAGACTACAACGATTTTGATTCCACGTTACAATCTACAATCAAGGCCGCAGAAGAATTTGGAAAGAAGGCAAAAGACCTAGCTGATACGGAACTGGCAAAATATCCTGCCTTGGATCAAAAGGATATTGCAAAAGTAGAGAAGCAGCTTGACGAGGCGGTTTCCAAGAACATAAAGCAGCTGCGCGACAAGAGCCTGAACTTTGTATATATCTACCTCAATTCCTTTTACAGGAACAAGAATGTAATTGCCAATCCCGCCAGCAAGGCAAGAAAAAAGTCCTTCAATGAGGAATATGTAAAACCTGCAATCAAACTCGTCGGCTCTTCCTCGTCATCCAACGGGGGATTTTTATGCAGGTTTTGCAAGCAAAACAGAGTCGCACCTGACAAGTTTGATGACGTCGATTCCATTTTTGCAGAAGGCATGTTTTCGACAACCGCGTTGACGATCAAATTCAAGAACTTTTTTTACAATATGCAGCCCGACCTTTTTGTCTGCGACGTGTGCGAACTTTTGCTGATCTCTGCATGGGCAGGTTTCACAGAAATACCATACAGATTCAGAGACACAGTCTATAACACTAACAACATCTTTGTAAATTTGCCATCTCTGGAGTTACTGTGGAAAGAAAATGAGAGCGTACAAAACCTGTACGCAAGGGAAGATGAAAATCTCCAAGACACCATATATCAAGACATCATTCAGGACGTATTTCTGAGCAAGCACGAAATGAAGGCAAGATGGGCCCTCTCAAACATCTTGTTCATAGAGATAAGAACCACTCCAAGAAAGGATAGCGGAAGGCCAGACTTTCGCTATTTCCACATTGGCGAAGACATTGCAAGCTTGTTTACAGAAGAAAACAGATATGCAGCAAATGCCCTCGACAACATTTACGGCCGAGTTGAGATAGGAAACGGCTTGGTGGTGAATCTTAAGCGCAACGTGGTCGCTAGGATATTAGAGCATGATTCGCTCTTTCCACTTTGCCATTCCCTGATGCTTGAACACCTGAACAGAAGGGATGGCTACTCGTTGAGAAATGTTTTTAATGTTTCTCTTATTTCCTCCATACGTGCATCAATTGCAGCCGGCATTGAGCGCGAGGGAGGAGGGCGTCCATTGCTAGAATCTAAGCAGATTTATGGCATCTTGAAAAGCATACAGAACGAAGGAAGCAATTTTGACGTGATAGATTATGATACAAGAAAGAGAAAGTCGTATTCGATGCTCTCCATGGTAAGAAACGGCCGCATTGAGGATTTCTGCGACACGCTGATGAAAATATACATGTCTCAAAACAAGCCTGTTCCTGATTCAATCATAGGCTTTCTCAACAAAGAAGACGAGATAGGATTCCAAGCCAGGGCGTATGCGTTCATGTCGGGCTTTCTCGGCGGCAGGACTTCGCAGCAGCAACAAGAATAA
- the cas5b gene encoding type I-B CRISPR-associated protein Cas5b, translating to MQALRLRLHQHNAVYRNPISSEIVESYPLVPPSTLLGLMATLLRRELEKGSFNLAIQGTYGALMRDYQWYKKYNEQTGGYQSHRYPLLVHTLYDVKLLIHIVARNDSDLRSLLESFRHPPYFLYLGRAEDIIKIEEANIVNIEKRKLDISHLPYNAYVSAKEADSLKARGVAYKLASYSKLVPLQIKKQTKLIRDFEWEDLRYVERGAYVAESDVACWYDGENWLWWSLPNHPQ from the coding sequence ATGCAGGCGCTCAGGCTAAGACTCCATCAACATAATGCTGTGTATAGGAACCCCATCAGCAGCGAGATAGTAGAGAGCTACCCGCTTGTTCCGCCATCTACCCTGCTTGGATTGATGGCCACGCTCCTCAGAAGAGAGCTCGAGAAGGGCTCGTTCAACCTTGCCATCCAAGGAACCTATGGCGCCCTGATGAGGGATTACCAGTGGTACAAGAAATACAACGAACAAACCGGCGGATACCAGTCTCACAGGTATCCCCTACTCGTTCATACGCTGTATGATGTAAAATTACTCATCCACATTGTCGCTAGAAACGATTCGGATTTGCGCTCTCTTCTGGAATCGTTCAGGCATCCGCCCTATTTCCTCTACCTCGGCAGAGCAGAAGACATCATAAAAATCGAGGAGGCAAACATCGTGAATATAGAAAAACGGAAACTTGACATCTCACACCTACCCTATAATGCATATGTCTCTGCAAAAGAGGCAGACTCTTTGAAGGCAAGAGGAGTCGCCTACAAGCTTGCGAGCTATTCCAAGCTCGTGCCCCTGCAAATAAAAAAGCAGACAAAACTAATACGAGACTTTGAGTGGGAGGATCTCCGCTACGTAGAACGCGGGGCGTACGTCGCAGAGTCAGACGTCGCGTGCTGGTACGATGGTGAAAACTGGCTTTGGTGGTCTTTGCCAAATCATCCCCAATAG
- the cas1b gene encoding type I-B CRISPR-associated endonuclease Cas1b has product MRDYYIFKSGRIRRSENTVEFENSNGEKKSLPINDVYCIHLFGEIDLNTKLIVFMNQHGIPLHFYNYYGYYSGSFYPREKLLSGFLIVKQVEHYIDPSKRLQIAKEFVNTAITNILTNLDHYKKSGKDVGAFIDKIKDESAALESASTVSELMGIEGRARDAYYSSFNSFLREGFEFEKRTKMPPQNMINSLISFGNSLMYATVLTEIYHTQLTPTVSYLHEPGERRYSLALDVSEVFKPLIVDRVIFNLINNRIIKEEHFVEELNFCYLNEQGRRTFLAEYQKKLDTTINNARLKRNISYQRLIRIECFKLVKHLLGEKDYRGLRSK; this is encoded by the coding sequence ATGCGCGACTATTACATTTTTAAAAGCGGGCGGATTCGCAGGAGCGAAAACACAGTTGAGTTTGAAAACTCCAATGGCGAAAAGAAATCCCTGCCAATAAACGACGTCTACTGCATCCACCTCTTTGGAGAAATAGACCTGAACACGAAATTGATCGTATTCATGAACCAGCACGGAATACCCCTGCATTTCTATAACTATTACGGATACTATTCTGGAAGCTTTTACCCGAGAGAAAAACTGCTGTCTGGATTCCTCATAGTCAAGCAGGTGGAACACTACATCGACCCGTCAAAGAGGCTGCAGATAGCAAAGGAATTTGTCAATACAGCAATAACCAACATCCTGACAAACCTCGACCACTACAAAAAGAGCGGCAAAGACGTTGGCGCGTTCATCGACAAAATCAAAGACGAGTCTGCAGCCCTTGAAAGTGCTTCAACCGTATCCGAACTCATGGGCATCGAAGGGAGGGCAAGAGATGCCTACTACTCTTCCTTCAACTCGTTTCTAAGAGAAGGGTTTGAGTTTGAAAAGAGGACCAAGATGCCACCACAAAACATGATCAACAGCCTGATATCGTTTGGAAACTCCTTGATGTATGCCACCGTGCTGACAGAGATATACCACACGCAGCTGACCCCTACGGTAAGCTACCTTCACGAGCCGGGAGAGAGGCGGTATTCGCTTGCGCTGGACGTAAGCGAAGTCTTCAAGCCCCTAATCGTGGACAGGGTGATATTCAACCTGATAAACAACAGGATCATAAAAGAAGAACACTTTGTTGAGGAGCTTAACTTCTGCTATCTCAACGAGCAGGGCAGGCGCACATTCCTAGCAGAATACCAAAAGAAACTCGATACCACAATCAACAATGCTCGCCTGAAACGCAATATCAGCTACCAACGACTGATACGGATAGAGTGCTTTAAACTCGTAAAACATCTTCTGGGCGAGAAGGATTACCGGGGATTGAGGAGCAAGTAG
- the cas6 gene encoding CRISPR-associated endoribonuclease Cas6, translating to MRFSVTYDVTGPAELPIDYRAGFVSLIKTALDKARSATSQSIDTAPLSFAIRFDRRPIIKDKKIIIGSNVRLYVSSASLMLGTLLYNSLLSIKEFPIYDTQIANPLVSHIKEEQLKRDCVIFATLSPIVIRHYQKRDQHVLPNEEGFTESFQNALSEEWALHNGDRLEDYGRISFEILKFKKVVMTHYGGLVLGFTGVLRMDAAPHVLKFFYQAGIGYRRSNGFGFVEVDVQ from the coding sequence TTGAGATTTTCAGTCACCTATGACGTTACTGGTCCGGCTGAACTTCCCATAGATTACCGTGCAGGATTTGTATCTTTAATAAAGACTGCTTTGGACAAGGCTAGGAGTGCTACTTCACAAAGCATCGATACAGCCCCTTTATCCTTTGCAATAAGGTTTGACCGAAGGCCAATAATAAAAGACAAGAAAATCATCATTGGCAGTAACGTTAGGTTGTATGTCTCGTCAGCCTCACTGATGCTTGGAACGCTATTGTACAATAGCCTTTTATCAATCAAAGAATTTCCAATATATGATACGCAAATAGCGAATCCTTTGGTATCGCATATCAAAGAAGAACAGCTAAAAAGAGATTGTGTGATCTTTGCAACTCTATCTCCAATAGTCATTCGCCATTACCAGAAAAGAGATCAGCATGTGCTTCCTAATGAAGAAGGATTTACAGAATCATTCCAAAATGCACTATCTGAAGAATGGGCGCTGCATAACGGTGATCGCCTAGAGGATTATGGCAGAATAAGCTTTGAGATTTTAAAGTTTAAAAAAGTGGTAATGACTCACTATGGAGGATTGGTTTTAGGTTTCACAGGAGTCCTACGCATGGACGCAGCACCTCACGTCTTGAAATTCTTTTACCAAGCCGGCATAGGCTATCGTAGAAGCAACGGCTTTGGGTTTGTAGAGGTTGATGTGCAATGA
- the cas2 gene encoding CRISPR-associated endonuclease Cas2, translating to MYAIIVYDVGVERIDAVRHILKKYLTWIQNSAFEGEITTGKLEEVRILIANVIDKEKDSVVVYSINNPAWIEKKTWGRDKGTTDNVL from the coding sequence ATGTATGCCATTATAGTATACGACGTCGGAGTGGAAAGAATCGATGCAGTACGCCACATTCTGAAAAAGTACCTGACATGGATTCAGAATTCCGCGTTTGAGGGAGAAATAACTACGGGTAAACTAGAAGAGGTTCGAATTTTGATTGCAAATGTAATAGACAAGGAAAAGGATTCCGTTGTAGTCTACTCTATTAACAATCCGGCGTGGATTGAGAAGAAAACATGGGGAAGAGATAAAGGAACCACGGATAACGTTCTATGA
- the cas7i gene encoding type I-B CRISPR-associated protein Cas7/Cst2/DevR, which translates to MLSPQGLTATIIFEAQSLNYDEGFGSNLSVLKKFHRGNGEVFSYSSRQSLRYSIFIQGVKEFGWRQAEVEAAGKGDSKVIQLTSSIIDSEESDLFGYMQTNLKITDKKEAIVTRTTPVRLLPAIALEPFSSDVEMLTNKYQADKKQLSPNIANIENQRSLYRYSVCVDLHRIGTEADELGTRVSYDGRPENDKDYAAFLKSLRNRDIGVEKKRERVSQLLDILGRLYRDIKGRREDLKPLFIVGGVYDTLNPFFENITNIEWEKSRPKVKASSLTQMIGSSYASKDDSGKEIARSVASDTFIGVREGFFANNIGEFEASFSKEPRPHVGSPEFAISELKKQVAAYYR; encoded by the coding sequence ATGCTGTCACCACAAGGTCTCACAGCCACAATAATATTTGAAGCCCAGTCGTTGAACTATGATGAAGGATTCGGGAGCAACCTTTCAGTCTTAAAAAAATTCCACAGGGGAAACGGCGAGGTATTCTCTTATTCTTCCAGACAGTCTCTGCGCTATTCCATTTTCATCCAAGGCGTAAAAGAATTCGGGTGGAGGCAGGCAGAGGTGGAAGCGGCTGGGAAGGGCGACAGCAAGGTAATCCAGCTTACGTCGAGTATCATAGATAGCGAAGAATCCGATCTCTTTGGCTACATGCAGACGAATTTGAAAATCACTGACAAAAAAGAAGCAATAGTGACTAGGACTACTCCAGTCCGGCTGCTCCCTGCGATTGCGCTCGAGCCGTTTAGCAGCGACGTCGAGATGCTGACAAACAAGTACCAGGCAGACAAGAAACAATTGTCGCCGAACATAGCCAACATAGAGAATCAAAGGTCATTGTACCGGTATTCTGTATGCGTGGACTTGCACAGGATAGGCACCGAGGCAGACGAACTAGGAACGAGGGTGTCATACGACGGCAGGCCCGAAAATGACAAGGACTATGCGGCATTTTTGAAGAGTCTACGGAACCGCGACATTGGAGTGGAAAAGAAAAGAGAGCGCGTGAGCCAGCTGCTCGACATATTGGGAAGGCTGTACAGAGATATCAAAGGCAGGCGCGAAGACCTCAAGCCACTGTTTATCGTAGGAGGGGTTTATGACACGCTCAACCCATTCTTTGAGAACATCACGAATATCGAGTGGGAGAAGAGCAGGCCAAAGGTAAAGGCTTCGTCGCTCACGCAGATGATCGGTAGTTCGTATGCGTCTAAAGACGACTCTGGAAAGGAAATTGCAAGGTCAGTGGCAAGCGACACGTTTATTGGAGTCAGAGAGGGCTTTTTTGCAAACAACATCGGGGAATTTGAGGCATCCTTTTCCAAAGAACCCCGGCCGCATGTCGGTTCGCCGGAATTCGCAATATCAGAACTCAAGAAGCAGGTAGCAGCTTATTACAGGTAA
- the cas3 gene encoding CRISPR-associated helicase Cas3': protein MVFAKSSPIDNPETLYNHTLTVVKEAQSLKDSYGAKILQSVPESYRQFFWDALFLACKVHDLGKVQSLFQNKILKAAKRNKSELLQVAKGIIDIPHNIISPAFLHNLAEPFPEKIQPAIYQAVAFHHGRGKEYLLNDRAWIPVEDAIRKDVDGRIKELDEMQPLFEGGLASPSPRYLRKLQVQHGAEEARFYLLLKGLLHRADHAGSAHMAVEVAPNKHSAQQVKDYLTLQKKVRPQNIWQAPYASSSAGHNVILQAGTGSGKTEFALLWIDSEKAFYALPMRTSVNAMYERLKETYRSNNIGLLHGDSAMYALSTLDGSSSDNGVSDTLQKIDAARQLGMPISVCTADQIFTAAFRYSGYEKIFATLAYSKLVVDEIQSYDPDMVAVILKALIDISELGGRFCIITATLPKMYLDYIAERIPGIERPPPKFKTSGRHRLRMMPKAIDDPEVIDQIVNLSMKYRGVLVIANTVKMAKKIKSCIQERQTQAFLLHSMFTYEDREFKEQFGILKCQNGIWITTQLAEVSLNIDFDVMVTEISSVDSQIQRWGRVWRNNRPEYSSAEPNIYVATVPSDKGSIYDKDLVSLTEQALCTHNSSLMSDVDEFELVQSIFGDPALEDSGYKAKFDTSIKMLEEYNFSVETKSEAQRLFRRILNVSVIPSQVYSANQEEIDKAVAGLNSNKDRKERLKQLQTIKKKTVSIPYHYFKDINRWYLDKDQDIIVANMQYSFETGVELAQVSSAAFI from the coding sequence GTGGTCTTTGCCAAATCATCCCCAATAGATAATCCGGAGACCCTCTACAACCACACCCTTACTGTGGTGAAGGAAGCGCAATCTCTCAAAGATAGTTATGGGGCAAAGATTCTGCAGTCTGTTCCAGAGTCATATCGACAATTCTTCTGGGACGCGCTGTTTCTTGCATGCAAGGTACACGACCTAGGCAAGGTGCAGTCACTCTTTCAAAACAAGATATTGAAGGCGGCAAAGAGGAACAAGTCGGAGCTATTGCAGGTTGCCAAAGGCATAATTGACATACCACACAACATTATCTCTCCCGCTTTTCTCCATAACCTTGCGGAGCCATTTCCAGAAAAGATTCAGCCCGCAATTTACCAGGCAGTCGCTTTTCATCACGGCAGAGGAAAAGAATACCTGCTAAACGACAGAGCATGGATTCCTGTTGAGGACGCGATAAGAAAAGATGTCGATGGAAGGATAAAAGAGCTTGACGAAATGCAGCCACTGTTTGAAGGAGGCCTGGCGTCACCTTCTCCTCGGTATCTCAGGAAATTGCAAGTGCAACACGGGGCAGAAGAGGCAAGGTTTTATCTTTTGCTGAAAGGGCTGTTGCACAGAGCTGATCATGCAGGCTCGGCGCACATGGCTGTCGAGGTTGCTCCCAACAAGCATTCAGCTCAACAGGTGAAAGATTACCTCACGCTGCAAAAGAAGGTCAGGCCGCAGAATATCTGGCAAGCACCCTACGCGAGTTCAAGCGCAGGACACAATGTCATACTACAGGCCGGCACCGGTTCTGGAAAGACCGAGTTTGCGCTGCTATGGATAGATAGTGAAAAGGCATTCTATGCGTTGCCCATGCGAACCTCGGTCAATGCAATGTACGAAAGGCTCAAGGAGACATACAGATCCAACAATATTGGCCTATTACACGGCGACAGCGCAATGTACGCGCTCTCGACCCTAGATGGCAGTTCTTCAGATAACGGGGTATCAGACACCCTTCAGAAGATCGACGCGGCGCGCCAGCTTGGCATGCCAATCTCGGTCTGCACAGCCGACCAGATATTTACTGCCGCATTCAGATACTCAGGATACGAGAAGATCTTTGCCACCTTGGCATATTCGAAGCTCGTAGTTGACGAGATCCAGTCATACGATCCGGACATGGTTGCAGTGATACTTAAAGCTCTCATAGATATCTCTGAACTGGGAGGAAGGTTTTGCATCATCACGGCAACGCTTCCAAAAATGTATCTTGATTACATAGCAGAAAGGATACCCGGAATAGAAAGACCTCCTCCAAAGTTCAAGACATCTGGACGGCACAGGCTGAGAATGATGCCAAAAGCTATCGACGACCCAGAGGTGATAGACCAGATAGTGAACCTGAGCATGAAATACAGAGGCGTGCTGGTCATTGCAAATACTGTGAAAATGGCCAAGAAGATCAAGTCGTGCATACAGGAAAGGCAAACCCAGGCTTTCCTTCTGCACTCCATGTTCACGTATGAAGACAGGGAGTTCAAAGAGCAATTTGGGATCTTGAAGTGCCAAAACGGGATATGGATAACGACCCAGCTTGCTGAGGTTTCGCTGAATATCGATTTTGACGTAATGGTGACGGAAATATCGAGTGTCGATTCGCAGATCCAAAGGTGGGGAAGAGTGTGGCGCAACAACAGGCCAGAATATTCAAGCGCCGAACCCAACATCTATGTCGCCACAGTGCCCTCTGACAAAGGGAGCATCTATGACAAAGACTTGGTCAGTCTTACAGAGCAGGCCTTATGCACGCACAACTCTTCTCTGATGTCAGACGTAGATGAATTTGAACTTGTGCAGAGTATTTTTGGCGACCCCGCGCTTGAAGATTCAGGCTACAAAGCTAAATTCGACACGTCTATCAAGATGCTTGAAGAATATAATTTCTCTGTCGAAACAAAGTCAGAAGCGCAGCGCCTTTTCAGACGGATATTGAATGTCAGCGTGATTCCAAGCCAAGTCTATTCTGCAAATCAGGAAGAGATAGACAAGGCAGTGGCAGGGCTGAACAGCAACAAGGACAGAAAAGAGAGGTTGAAGCAGTTGCAGACGATTAAAAAGAAGACGGTTTCAATCCCTTACCACTACTTTAAGGACATCAATAGATGGTATCTTGATAAGGACCAGGACATCATTGTTGCAAATATGCAATATTCGTTTGAGACAGGCGTCGAACTTGCGCAGGTTTCTTCCGCAGCATTCATCTAA
- the cas4 gene encoding CRISPR-associated protein Cas4 produces the protein MQTLPDELFKQGENLQFTGTQINYYFVCKRKLWFFSHNMTLESDSDLVLMGKLLHENSYKRKPMKEIEIDRIKIDFVEKSKEVHEVKRSRKIEDAHIYQLLYYLYFLKKSAGLEAKGVLDYPLLKKKVNVELTSDKETELAGILANVGSIINQDKPPEAEWKSYCKNCAYRELCWG, from the coding sequence ATGCAGACACTGCCTGATGAACTTTTCAAACAAGGCGAAAATCTTCAATTTACCGGCACCCAGATCAACTACTACTTTGTCTGCAAGCGCAAGCTGTGGTTCTTTTCCCACAACATGACGCTGGAATCCGATTCTGACCTGGTACTGATGGGCAAGCTTTTGCATGAGAACAGCTACAAGCGCAAACCCATGAAAGAAATCGAGATAGACAGGATAAAGATAGATTTTGTCGAAAAATCAAAAGAGGTACACGAAGTCAAGCGATCAAGGAAAATCGAAGACGCCCACATTTACCAGCTGCTGTACTACCTGTATTTTCTAAAAAAGTCGGCAGGCTTGGAGGCAAAAGGCGTGCTGGACTACCCACTTTTAAAGAAAAAAGTTAATGTCGAGCTTACATCAGACAAAGAAACAGAGTTGGCAGGCATTCTAGCTAATGTGGGAAGCATAATTAATCAAGACAAGCCTCCTGAGGCAGAGTGGAAGTCGTACTGCAAAAACTGCGCGTACAGGGAACTGTGCTGGGGATAG
- a CDS encoding NUDIX hydrolase: MSTYRRKRWAATASDPFSPLFLASYTSFSVTEFNQRAQRNVVQKEELLQRLAGALANKKSVHMPQDAATSIPSAVLVIIHYHHGGVPHVFLTKRSAGLKSHGSEISFPGGRHAEGDATLLETALRETQEEVGIVFSPKDIAGSLQVVRTMTSNHYIVPFVTVQDMLPRYRVSAHEVEEVLDAPLIETLETMEPDTEHFHLSKNAYRFTYRGNVIWGATARIMIQLHSALIRPS; this comes from the coding sequence TTGTCGACATACCGGCGCAAGAGATGGGCAGCTACCGCGTCTGACCCCTTCTCTCCCCTCTTTTTGGCCAGCTACACTTCTTTTTCCGTAACGGAATTTAACCAGCGCGCGCAAAGAAACGTCGTGCAAAAGGAGGAGCTCCTGCAGCGTCTGGCAGGCGCGCTGGCAAATAAAAAAAGCGTGCACATGCCGCAGGATGCCGCGACCTCGATACCGTCGGCGGTGCTTGTCATAATCCACTACCATCACGGTGGCGTGCCGCACGTCTTTTTGACAAAGAGGAGCGCGGGGCTAAAGTCGCACGGAAGCGAGATCTCTTTTCCCGGCGGCAGGCACGCGGAGGGCGACGCGACGCTCCTTGAAACCGCGCTGCGCGAGACGCAGGAGGAGGTCGGGATAGTGTTTTCGCCAAAGGACATTGCAGGAAGCCTGCAGGTAGTCAGGACGATGACTTCAAACCACTACATCGTGCCGTTTGTGACCGTGCAGGACATGCTCCCGCGCTACCGCGTCTCTGCGCACGAGGTGGAGGAGGTGCTTGACGCCCCCCTGATAGAGACGCTTGAAACGATGGAGCCGGACACCGAGCACTTTCACCTTTCAAAGAACGCGTACAGGTTCACGTACAGGGGAAACGTCATCTGGGGCGCGACTGCGCGCATCATGATACAGTTGCATAGTGCACTCATCAGACCGTCGTAA
- a CDS encoding universal stress protein: MSASPVRTIMVPIDGSENAHRAASFAVDLAHRYGAGLLVVHALELNQSLVSLGVYGAAYPQNIDKILEAAGKEAAPWFDRVKRKQMPSTSG, encoded by the coding sequence ATGTCGGCAAGCCCCGTACGGACAATCATGGTCCCCATTGACGGCTCTGAAAACGCCCACCGCGCTGCGTCCTTTGCTGTCGACCTGGCGCACAGGTACGGCGCAGGGCTTCTCGTAGTCCACGCGCTTGAATTAAACCAGAGCCTCGTGTCACTCGGCGTTTACGGGGCCGCGTACCCGCAAAACATCGACAAGATACTTGAAGCGGCGGGCAAGGAAGCCGCTCCCTGGTTTGACCGCGTAAAAAGGAAGCAGATGCCCTCAACGTCCGGATGA